The Pseudanabaena galeata CCNP1313 genome includes a region encoding these proteins:
- the ileS gene encoding isoleucine--tRNA ligase: MTSAPKAKSENPASNPEYKDTVNLPQTDFSMRANAIIREPEIQKFWQEQGIFEALSHNNKGDVFTLHDGPPYANGTLHMGHALNKVLKDIINRYKLLRGYKVRYVLGWDCHGLPIELKVLQNMKAEERANLTPLQLRKKAKEFALQTINEQATGFQRWGIWGDYENSYYTLKPEYEAAQINVFGRMALKGYIYRGLKPVYWSPSSHTALAEAELEYPENHVSRSIYVAFPVTQSSDKLKAIADLTNLHAVIWTTTPWTIPANLGISANPHLDYSIVAAVDKNYIVATELVEKLAATFEQALEVKYTFKGDVLEGAIAKHPIVDRPSPIVLGDHVTAESGTGLVHTAPNHGQDDFIVGRKYHLGMISLVDDRGIFNEDAGEELAGLSVLKEGNAKVVEILTTNGTLIKEEAYNHKYPYDWRTKKPVIVRATEQWFASVDGFREEALKSIKEVNWIPAIGENRITSMVQERSDWCISRQRTWGVPIPVFYDEETNEPLLTEETVTHIQELIREYGSDIWWEREVEELLPEAYKNNGRKYRKGTDTMDVWFDSGSSWAGVLGGESHDSRTVPYAMNYPADMYLEGSDQHRGWFQSSLLTSVATNGYAPYKTVLTHGFVLDEKGQKMSKSLGNIVDPMVVINGGKDQKKEPPYGADVIRLWAASVDYNGDVPIGKTILAQMSDVSRKIRNTARFLLSNLFDFQPAEHLVPYADLTESDRYILHRLAEVTKDITEAYEKFQFSRFFQTIQNFCTVDLSNFYLDIAKDRLYISAPNAPRRRSCQTVLMYCLEAIAKAIAPVLAHTAEDIWQYLPYPAPTKSVFQSGWFTVHSGWYKPELATKWEYLREVRSEVNKVLEAARTGKLIGAPLEAKVLLSVSDPTQKDYLASIGAELRYLFIVSQAEIVEELPITEFTGEVENLKVAVVKADGDKCPRCWNYSTHIGESVEHPHICDRCVGALAGTF, translated from the coding sequence ATGACATCCGCTCCTAAAGCCAAATCTGAGAATCCAGCCAGTAATCCCGAATACAAAGACACCGTTAACTTGCCGCAAACTGACTTTTCGATGCGGGCAAATGCAATTATTCGTGAACCTGAGATTCAAAAATTTTGGCAAGAGCAAGGTATTTTTGAAGCCCTATCCCACAACAACAAAGGTGATGTGTTTACCCTCCATGATGGCCCCCCCTACGCCAACGGCACATTACACATGGGTCATGCCTTAAATAAAGTTTTAAAGGATATCATTAATCGCTATAAATTATTGCGTGGCTACAAAGTGCGCTACGTGCTGGGTTGGGACTGTCATGGTTTGCCAATCGAGCTTAAAGTTTTACAGAATATGAAGGCAGAGGAACGTGCTAATTTAACGCCTTTGCAATTGCGGAAAAAAGCCAAGGAATTTGCCCTGCAAACGATTAACGAACAAGCAACGGGCTTTCAGCGCTGGGGCATTTGGGGTGACTATGAGAATTCCTATTACACATTAAAGCCTGAATACGAAGCCGCACAAATCAATGTATTCGGACGCATGGCTCTCAAAGGCTATATCTATCGTGGTTTGAAACCCGTCTATTGGTCGCCCAGTTCCCATACTGCCCTCGCCGAAGCCGAATTGGAATACCCCGAAAATCATGTTTCGCGCAGTATCTATGTTGCATTCCCAGTCACGCAATCTAGCGATAAGCTAAAGGCGATCGCCGATCTAACCAATCTCCATGCTGTGATCTGGACAACCACACCTTGGACGATTCCTGCGAACTTGGGCATTAGTGCCAATCCCCATCTTGACTACAGCATCGTTGCGGCGGTTGATAAAAATTATATCGTGGCAACAGAACTGGTTGAGAAGTTAGCCGCCACCTTTGAGCAAGCTTTGGAAGTCAAATATACCTTCAAGGGAGATGTTCTCGAAGGTGCGATCGCCAAGCATCCCATTGTTGATCGCCCCAGTCCTATTGTGCTAGGCGATCACGTCACTGCTGAATCAGGTACGGGTTTAGTGCATACTGCGCCTAATCATGGTCAAGATGACTTTATTGTGGGCAGAAAATATCATTTGGGCATGATTTCCCTTGTGGACGATCGCGGTATTTTCAATGAAGATGCTGGCGAAGAATTGGCAGGTTTGAGCGTGCTTAAGGAAGGCAATGCCAAGGTTGTAGAAATCTTGACCACTAATGGAACCCTGATTAAAGAAGAAGCCTATAATCATAAATACCCCTACGATTGGCGTACTAAGAAGCCTGTGATTGTTCGCGCCACTGAGCAGTGGTTTGCCTCCGTTGATGGTTTCCGCGAAGAAGCTTTGAAATCGATCAAAGAAGTTAACTGGATTCCTGCGATCGGTGAGAATCGGATTACTTCAATGGTGCAAGAGCGATCAGACTGGTGTATTTCCCGTCAGCGCACTTGGGGTGTACCGATTCCCGTATTCTATGACGAAGAAACCAATGAGCCTTTGCTCACGGAAGAAACTGTTACTCACATTCAAGAACTCATTCGCGAATATGGCTCCGATATTTGGTGGGAAAGAGAAGTGGAAGAATTACTTCCTGAAGCCTATAAAAATAATGGTCGCAAGTATCGTAAAGGCACAGATACAATGGATGTCTGGTTTGATTCTGGTTCATCATGGGCAGGAGTACTCGGCGGCGAAAGCCATGATTCACGCACTGTTCCCTATGCGATGAACTATCCTGCGGATATGTATCTTGAAGGCTCCGATCAACATCGTGGCTGGTTCCAATCTTCGCTCCTTACTAGCGTGGCGACCAATGGCTATGCACCTTACAAGACTGTGTTAACCCATGGCTTTGTCCTCGATGAGAAGGGACAGAAGATGAGTAAATCCCTTGGCAACATCGTTGATCCGATGGTGGTGATTAATGGCGGTAAAGACCAGAAGAAAGAACCTCCCTATGGTGCAGATGTGATCCGTCTCTGGGCGGCGAGTGTCGATTACAACGGTGATGTTCCCATCGGTAAAACCATCTTGGCGCAGATGTCCGATGTGTCGCGCAAGATTCGCAATACCGCCAGATTCTTGCTCAGCAACCTCTTTGATTTTCAACCTGCTGAACATTTAGTTCCCTATGCCGATCTCACCGAAAGCGATCGCTATATCCTGCATCGTCTCGCCGAAGTCACCAAGGACATCACCGAAGCATACGAGAAATTCCAATTCTCACGCTTCTTCCAAACCATCCAAAACTTCTGCACCGTTGATTTATCTAACTTCTATTTAGACATTGCTAAAGATCGCCTCTACATCAGTGCGCCTAACGCTCCCCGTCGCCGCAGCTGCCAAACAGTGTTGATGTATTGCCTAGAGGCAATTGCCAAGGCGATCGCACCTGTACTAGCCCACACTGCTGAGGATATCTGGCAATACTTGCCCTACCCCGCACCCACTAAGTCTGTCTTCCAATCAGGATGGTTCACTGTGCATTCTGGATGGTACAAGCCTGAACTAGCAACCAAATGGGAATATCTCCGCGAAGTGCGATCGGAAGTAAACAAGGTTCTAGAAGCAGCAAGAACTGGTAAATTGATCGGCGCTCCCTTAGAAGCAAAAGTCTTATTATCCGTATCTGATCCAACCCAAAAGGATTACCTAGCTTCCATCGGTGCAGAATTGCGTTACCTCTTCATCGTCTCCCAAGCCGAGATTGTCGAAGAGTTACCAATTACTGAATTCACAGGCGAAGTCGAGAACCTCAAGGTTGCCGTAGTTAAAGCCGATGGCGATAAATGTCCTCGTTGCTGGAACTACTCCACCCATATCGGTGAGTCTGTCGAGCATCCCCATATCTGCGATCGCTGTGTCGGTGCATTAGCAGGTACTTTTTAG